The following proteins are encoded in a genomic region of Dyadobacter sp. UC 10:
- a CDS encoding glycosyltransferase family 9 protein — MKFPAKTTRKIAIFRALQLGDLLCSVPAFRALRHAYPDAEITLLGLPWAATFCERFSHYIDRFIHFPGYTGLPEQPIDIAGWKRFEIQMRAEPFDLILQMQGNGSIVNDMLETLHAGPVAGFHSAGNHRKGDLFLEYPTGISEIRRHLLMLENLGIPGNGTDLEFPVRESEMQHLRKSTSFLLDSDYVCVHPGSRGSWRQWPPSYFACIADLCAGKGYRVVVTGTKEEAAITSQVVALMEYPALDLTGKTGLGEIAQLIKESRLLVSNCTGVSHIAAATRTPSIVISMDGEPERWGPLNTTLHKTIDWLRDPDMDKVLDCLEVFLPVAKFTVYP, encoded by the coding sequence ATGAAATTTCCAGCAAAGACAACAAGAAAAATAGCCATTTTCAGGGCTTTGCAGCTAGGTGACTTGCTGTGTTCGGTACCGGCATTTCGCGCCCTGCGGCATGCTTATCCCGACGCGGAAATCACATTGCTGGGATTACCATGGGCGGCTACTTTTTGCGAACGTTTCTCTCACTATATCGACCGGTTTATCCATTTCCCTGGCTACACGGGCCTCCCTGAGCAACCTATCGACATAGCCGGATGGAAGCGTTTTGAGATACAAATGCGTGCTGAACCATTTGACCTCATCCTTCAAATGCAGGGAAACGGGAGTATCGTCAACGATATGCTTGAAACCCTGCATGCAGGCCCGGTTGCAGGATTTCACAGCGCGGGCAATCACCGGAAAGGAGATCTTTTTCTGGAATATCCGACCGGTATTTCTGAGATCAGACGCCATTTACTCATGCTGGAAAACCTGGGGATACCAGGCAACGGAACAGACCTGGAATTTCCTGTTCGTGAGAGCGAAATGCAGCATTTACGCAAATCCACATCGTTCCTGCTAGATAGCGATTATGTTTGTGTGCATCCGGGAAGTCGTGGATCCTGGCGCCAGTGGCCACCTTCGTATTTTGCCTGCATTGCAGACTTATGCGCCGGAAAAGGTTATCGTGTAGTAGTAACGGGAACAAAAGAAGAAGCAGCTATTACTTCACAGGTTGTGGCACTAATGGAGTATCCTGCGCTAGACCTTACGGGGAAAACCGGCCTGGGCGAGATTGCCCAACTGATCAAGGAATCCAGGTTATTGGTTAGCAACTGCACAGGCGTATCGCATATTGCAGCCGCCACGCGCACCCCAAGTATTGTAATCAGTATGGACGGAGAACCGGAGCGCTGGGGACCATTAAATACCACTTTACACAAAACCATTGACTGGCTGCGCGATCCGGATATGGACAAAGTGCTTGATTGCCTTGAAGTGTTTTTGCCCGTTGCAAAATTTACTGTTTACCCTTAA
- a CDS encoding glycosyltransferase family 2 protein, producing the protein MAVNISVVIPTLRRPALLHKCLNAILAQHCPDFSFDVTIVSDGPDAATESLVQKIKSGHPGFPLYFHSLEKKAGPAAARNYGWKKSTGELIVFTDDDCIPSATWLAGYWTRYRANSQNVIAFTGKVEVPIPAKPTDYEKNVSHLSTAEFITANCACTRTALELVDGFDEAFPVAWREDSDLQFRLMKKQVAIVNVQQAAVCHPVRPASWGSSLRDQQKSMFNALLFKKHPGFYRKRIAESPVWNYYVIFFSTIAAFLAAVFAAPALLAPALLCWLLAVVGFLFKRLKGTDPSVSHRLEMIVTSILIPYLSIYWTIRGALRYKVFFL; encoded by the coding sequence ATGGCTGTGAATATAAGTGTAGTAATTCCTACTTTACGCAGGCCGGCGCTGCTGCACAAATGCCTGAACGCAATCCTGGCCCAGCATTGTCCGGATTTTTCATTCGACGTCACAATCGTTTCCGACGGTCCGGATGCGGCCACTGAATCACTTGTTCAAAAAATTAAATCCGGCCATCCCGGTTTCCCTCTATACTTCCATTCGCTTGAAAAGAAAGCGGGTCCCGCGGCGGCCAGGAATTATGGGTGGAAAAAGAGTACCGGGGAGCTGATCGTATTTACAGATGACGATTGTATCCCGTCGGCAACCTGGCTGGCGGGATACTGGACGCGATACCGGGCGAATAGCCAAAACGTGATTGCATTCACGGGAAAAGTTGAAGTGCCGATTCCAGCTAAACCAACTGACTACGAAAAGAACGTCTCGCATTTGTCGACAGCGGAGTTTATTACGGCTAACTGCGCATGTACGCGGACCGCATTGGAATTGGTAGACGGGTTCGATGAAGCATTTCCCGTCGCCTGGCGGGAGGATTCAGATCTGCAATTCAGGTTAATGAAAAAACAAGTAGCGATCGTAAATGTCCAGCAGGCAGCAGTTTGTCATCCGGTACGTCCCGCTTCGTGGGGGTCCAGTTTACGCGATCAGCAAAAGAGTATGTTCAATGCACTTTTGTTCAAAAAACATCCCGGTTTTTACAGAAAAAGAATAGCGGAAAGTCCGGTATGGAATTACTATGTGATCTTCTTCTCAACGATCGCGGCCTTTCTGGCGGCTGTTTTTGCTGCACCTGCCTTACTGGCTCCCGCATTACTCTGCTGGCTTTTGGCTGTGGTCGGTTTCCTGTTCAAGCGGCTCAAAGGTACCGATCCGTCCGTTTCGCACCGCCTCGAAATGATCGTGACCTCAATACTGATCCCATACCTGTCTATTTATTGGACAATTCGCGGCGCATTGCGCTATAAAGTATTTTTCCTATGA
- a CDS encoding carbamoyltransferase family protein gives MYILGINAAFHDTAAALVKDGKIIAAAEEERFTHIKHGKRPVPFSTWELPFHAIDYCLKTAGITMWEVDRIAYSFDPDGVHEALVYEEELLSDTDVLPASDVYNGWDTIFLNYIRKTPEQLRDGYPHHLQKRLANAGNLNEKWAFVNHHVAHAASAFFPSPFDQAAVLTLDGRGEMATTGYFIGQGNSLVQIATVDMPHSLGMLYEKITNYLGFLHSSDEYKVMALASYGKPVYLEDFRSVIRVGNDGQYTIDEFAPEQWWGPGRKKDDPFEQLHHDIAHSLQKALEETVLKLVNWLHRQTNMENLCMAGGVALNCVMNAVIRDYGPFKNVWVQPAAGDAGTALGAAQWLDVSLNGGREVRYTSEMNHVYWGPEYSDDEIERFMIWAKMPYKRLTNIAKETAAILAEDKIIAWYQGRMEFGPRSLGSRSILASPIHPDMQARLNDIKDREDFRPVAPVVLEEDASEWFEDARVSPFMLFVFPVKDHRAGQIPAVRHTDGTARVQTINQEQHPLYYELIKEFKALTGVPVLVNTSFNTRGEPIVCTPRDAIECFWTSPFDALIINSFILEK, from the coding sequence ATGTATATTCTCGGAATCAACGCAGCATTTCACGACACCGCTGCCGCCCTCGTGAAAGACGGCAAAATCATTGCCGCCGCCGAAGAAGAACGGTTTACCCACATCAAGCACGGCAAACGTCCCGTCCCGTTTTCCACCTGGGAACTACCATTCCACGCAATCGACTACTGCCTCAAAACGGCAGGCATCACGATGTGGGAAGTAGATCGGATCGCATATTCATTCGATCCCGACGGTGTGCATGAAGCTTTGGTATACGAAGAAGAGCTGTTGTCAGATACTGATGTACTGCCAGCGTCCGACGTGTACAATGGCTGGGATACGATTTTTTTAAACTACATCAGAAAAACGCCCGAGCAACTTCGCGACGGCTACCCGCACCATTTGCAAAAACGCCTGGCCAACGCGGGCAATCTGAATGAAAAGTGGGCATTTGTAAATCACCACGTTGCCCACGCCGCCAGCGCATTCTTTCCGTCTCCTTTCGACCAGGCCGCAGTATTGACGCTCGACGGGCGGGGCGAAATGGCGACTACCGGCTATTTCATCGGCCAGGGCAACTCATTGGTCCAGATAGCCACAGTCGATATGCCGCATTCGCTCGGTATGCTTTACGAAAAAATCACTAATTATCTCGGCTTTCTGCATTCATCCGACGAATACAAAGTAATGGCGCTGGCTTCCTACGGCAAGCCGGTATATCTCGAAGACTTCCGGTCGGTGATCCGCGTTGGTAACGATGGCCAGTATACGATTGATGAATTTGCGCCGGAACAATGGTGGGGGCCTGGTCGTAAAAAGGATGATCCTTTCGAGCAGCTGCACCATGACATTGCCCACTCACTCCAAAAGGCATTGGAAGAAACCGTACTGAAACTGGTCAATTGGCTGCACAGGCAAACCAACATGGAAAACCTGTGTATGGCTGGCGGTGTGGCGCTGAACTGCGTGATGAATGCGGTGATCCGCGATTACGGACCTTTCAAAAATGTATGGGTACAACCTGCTGCGGGCGATGCCGGTACAGCGCTGGGCGCAGCCCAATGGCTGGACGTGTCGCTCAACGGCGGAAGGGAGGTGAGGTATACCTCCGAAATGAACCATGTGTATTGGGGGCCGGAATATTCCGATGATGAAATCGAAAGGTTCATGATCTGGGCAAAAATGCCTTACAAGCGGCTGACGAATATTGCAAAAGAAACGGCTGCGATACTGGCCGAAGATAAGATCATCGCCTGGTACCAGGGCAGAATGGAATTCGGCCCGCGCTCACTGGGCAGCCGGTCGATCCTGGCCTCTCCTATTCACCCGGACATGCAAGCGCGGCTGAACGATATCAAAGACCGTGAGGATTTCAGGCCTGTTGCGCCGGTGGTACTGGAAGAAGACGCATCCGAATGGTTTGAAGACGCGCGTGTATCGCCATTCATGCTTTTTGTGTTTCCTGTCAAAGATCACAGGGCTGGCCAGATCCCTGCGGTGCGACATACGGACGGCACGGCCCGTGTCCAGACGATCAACCAGGAACAACATCCGCTTTATTATGAGCTTATTAAAGAATTCAAGGCGCTCACGGGGGTGCCGGTATTGGTCAATACTTCTTTCAATACCCGCGGCGAACCGATTGTTTGCACGCCCCGCGATGCCATTGAATGTTTCTGGACTTCTCCCTTTGATGCGTTGATTATTAACTCATTTATTCTGGAAAAATAA
- a CDS encoding glycosyltransferase family 4 protein, whose protein sequence is MNGIDVENRRLRVFTWHIHGSYLYYLSQGDYDIFIPVKQDKPEGYYGRGETFPFGPNVIEVPAEQVRNMQFDCILFQSERNFLIDQHEILADWQKTMPRVYVEHNTPEKHPTNTRHVMSDPAVTMVHVTHFNKLMWDNGNTRNVQVIEHGVCIPPVIYQGDIPRGIVVINHIEQRGRITGWDVFEEVRKHVPLDLVGMETSGSGGLGEVLNPQLPEFISHYRFFFNPIRYTSFGLAVCEAMMTGMPVVALATTEYVTVIENGKSGYTDTNIGKLVDKMNTLIRNPVLAQKMGQHAKQVALDKFGIRRFTSEWERVFRATIQLNFHNHEKENSIYQ, encoded by the coding sequence ATGAATGGAATCGACGTTGAAAACCGGAGGCTAAGGGTCTTTACCTGGCACATTCACGGGAGCTATTTATACTATCTTTCACAAGGGGATTACGATATTTTTATCCCGGTAAAACAGGACAAACCGGAAGGTTACTATGGCCGGGGAGAAACGTTTCCGTTTGGGCCGAACGTAATCGAAGTGCCGGCGGAACAAGTCAGGAACATGCAGTTCGATTGCATTTTGTTTCAGTCGGAACGAAATTTTCTGATCGACCAGCACGAAATCCTTGCCGACTGGCAGAAGACAATGCCCCGCGTATATGTGGAGCACAACACACCCGAAAAGCACCCGACCAACACCCGCCATGTGATGAGCGACCCCGCTGTGACGATGGTCCATGTTACGCACTTCAACAAGCTAATGTGGGACAATGGTAATACACGTAATGTACAGGTGATTGAGCATGGGGTTTGCATTCCGCCGGTGATTTATCAGGGCGATATCCCGCGTGGTATTGTGGTGATCAATCACATTGAGCAGCGCGGCAGGATTACGGGCTGGGACGTTTTTGAAGAAGTACGGAAACACGTGCCGCTCGATCTGGTTGGCATGGAAACTTCCGGCTCAGGCGGGTTGGGGGAGGTACTTAACCCGCAGCTGCCCGAATTCATCAGCCACTATCGTTTTTTCTTCAATCCAATCCGATATACCAGCTTCGGCCTGGCGGTTTGCGAGGCGATGATGACCGGAATGCCGGTGGTAGCCCTGGCCACAACCGAATATGTAACCGTCATCGAAAATGGCAAATCCGGATATACAGATACCAACATCGGTAAGCTGGTCGACAAAATGAATACCCTGATCAGAAATCCTGTCCTCGCTCAGAAAATGGGCCAGCATGCAAAACAAGTAGCACTTGACAAGTTCGGTATCCGGCGATTTACCAGCGAATGGGAAAGGGTTTTCCGGGCGACGATTCAATTAAACTTCCACAATCATGAAAAGGAGAATAGCATTTATCAGTGA
- a CDS encoding glycosyltransferase family 4 protein produces MKRRIAFISEHASPLAVLGGVDSGGQNVYVAEICKSLAALGYIIDIFTRKDAAVLTEVVSWLPGIRVIHMDAGPAKEVPKEALLGYMDEFTRSMITFIKKQQFDYELVHANFFMSGLVASEIKRRLGIPYVITFHALGKIRMIHQKEKDAFPAARLDIEQMLVNDADYIIAECPQDKQDLIGHYNADPSRITIIPCGFSSEEFYPASKAKARQRLGLKKDEVVLLQLGRIVPRKGIDNVIRAMRYLKDIPKVRLLVVGGSDDKPDFSRDTELRRLKEVAEQEGVAAAVEFVGRRNRQQLRHYYQAADFFISTPWYEPFGITPLEAMACGTPVIGSDVGGIKYTVLHGETGFLVPPHDPRNLADAVLEGVSCPEKYRKLCQNALKRVNENFTWSYVAQKAHRLYSRVAGKRVVTPLYLLQLKRSKRKPVAEPVFSIPAFAVS; encoded by the coding sequence ATGAAAAGGAGAATAGCATTTATCAGTGAGCACGCATCGCCGCTGGCTGTATTGGGCGGAGTTGATAGCGGCGGACAAAACGTGTATGTGGCCGAAATTTGCAAATCCCTGGCTGCACTGGGATACATCATCGATATTTTCACCAGAAAGGATGCCGCTGTTCTGACAGAGGTCGTAAGCTGGTTGCCGGGGATCCGCGTGATCCACATGGACGCCGGTCCGGCGAAGGAAGTTCCCAAAGAAGCCTTGCTGGGATATATGGACGAATTCACCAGAAGCATGATCACTTTTATCAAAAAACAGCAATTCGATTACGAATTGGTGCATGCGAACTTCTTTATGTCTGGTCTGGTGGCATCGGAGATCAAAAGACGCCTTGGAATACCGTATGTGATCACATTTCACGCACTGGGCAAGATCCGCATGATACACCAGAAGGAAAAAGACGCATTTCCTGCCGCCCGGCTGGATATTGAACAAATGCTGGTTAACGATGCTGATTACATTATCGCGGAATGCCCGCAGGACAAGCAGGACCTGATCGGGCATTACAACGCCGATCCCTCCCGGATCACGATTATTCCTTGCGGGTTCAGTTCGGAAGAGTTTTATCCGGCTTCCAAAGCAAAAGCGAGACAGCGGCTGGGGCTGAAAAAAGATGAGGTAGTGCTTTTGCAGCTCGGCCGGATCGTGCCCCGGAAAGGTATTGACAACGTGATACGGGCGATGCGGTATTTAAAGGATATTCCAAAAGTAAGGCTGCTGGTGGTAGGCGGCTCCGATGACAAGCCCGATTTTTCACGGGACACGGAACTCCGTCGCTTGAAAGAGGTTGCAGAACAGGAGGGAGTTGCCGCTGCCGTGGAATTTGTCGGGCGCAGGAACAGGCAACAGCTGCGCCATTACTATCAGGCAGCCGACTTTTTTATCTCCACGCCCTGGTACGAACCATTCGGCATTACCCCGCTCGAAGCAATGGCCTGCGGTACCCCCGTAATCGGCTCGGACGTCGGCGGGATTAAGTATACGGTTTTGCACGGAGAAACGGGCTTTCTGGTGCCGCCGCATGATCCCAGGAACCTGGCCGATGCGGTGCTGGAAGGGGTTTCCTGCCCTGAGAAATACCGTAAACTTTGCCAAAATGCATTGAAGCGGGTTAATGAAAACTTCACCTGGAGTTATGTGGCCCAAAAAGCGCACCGACTTTATAGCCGCGTGGCCGGTAAGAGAGTTGTAACTCCGCTTTATTTGCTGCAATTGAAAAGATCAAAAAGGAAGCCGGTAGCCGAACCTGTTTTCAGCATACCTGCCTTTGCAGTTTCTTAA
- a CDS encoding NAD(P)-dependent alcohol dehydrogenase, translating to MRAAIIEKYGEPEVFQIKEMPIPELKDGQVLIQNKASSVNPVDTLVRQGKTRLLTGLFGEHIIGSDFSGIVIKSQSAAFSVGTEVYGMMSAVKGGAYAEMIVVEESDVAAKPSNLSFTEAAVIPLVGLTAWQGLVVDGVLGTGQNVLVTGCTGGVGTMATQIAKHFGCTVTGTCSSENTAFAREVGVDHVIPFDEKEVPEQKQFDLIFDAAGNFTISDLDGSLKENALFVTTRAGADDLTGALEAAVDMLLRKRMKIVKVKPDIAHLYQLARLAESGELKPYIAETFGLEQLAAAHRKMEEGGFTGKIAVEI from the coding sequence ATGAGGGCAGCAATCATTGAGAAGTACGGTGAACCGGAAGTTTTTCAAATAAAGGAAATGCCGATTCCCGAGTTAAAAGACGGGCAGGTATTGATTCAAAACAAAGCTTCGTCCGTCAACCCGGTTGATACACTGGTAAGGCAGGGCAAGACAAGGCTGCTGACGGGTTTGTTTGGAGAGCATATCATCGGGTCTGATTTCAGCGGCATAGTGATCAAATCCCAAAGCGCTGCTTTTTCGGTCGGAACGGAAGTGTATGGAATGATGAGTGCTGTAAAAGGAGGGGCTTATGCGGAGATGATCGTGGTAGAAGAAAGCGACGTGGCCGCAAAACCTTCGAACCTGTCATTTACCGAAGCAGCTGTGATCCCCCTGGTTGGCCTCACCGCATGGCAGGGGCTGGTTGTCGACGGCGTGCTCGGCACCGGGCAAAATGTGCTGGTTACGGGATGTACGGGGGGAGTTGGCACGATGGCCACGCAGATAGCAAAACATTTCGGCTGTACTGTTACCGGCACGTGCAGCAGCGAGAATACCGCTTTTGCGAGGGAAGTCGGCGTGGATCACGTCATTCCATTTGACGAAAAGGAGGTACCTGAACAAAAGCAATTCGATCTCATCTTCGACGCAGCGGGAAATTTTACGATCAGCGACCTGGATGGAAGTCTGAAAGAAAATGCCCTTTTTGTGACCACCCGTGCAGGAGCAGACGATCTGACGGGCGCTTTGGAGGCAGCTGTGGATATGCTGTTGCGGAAGCGGATGAAAATCGTAAAAGTAAAGCCCGACATAGCACATTTGTATCAGCTGGCTCGGTTAGCAGAATCAGGGGAATTGAAACCTTATATCGCCGAAACGTTTGGGCTGGAACAGTTGGCCGCTGCCCATCGGAAAATGGAAGAAGGCGGGTTCACAGGAAAAATCGCGGTGGAGATCTGA
- a CDS encoding DUF1579 domain-containing protein, whose amino-acid sequence MGKTKFEISLESGIHQHIHAMVGKWEGVTKTWFEPNVVADESAMTGRIQSILGGRFLLYQYSGSLSGKHFEGSATIGYDLANGKFQVSWIDSFHMGTAIMLSEGSSVEHGFSVLGSYGGPDIPVPWGWRTVFQLHELNQLTITAYNISPEGQEDKATETIYHRTE is encoded by the coding sequence ATGGGCAAGACAAAATTTGAAATTTCATTGGAGTCAGGTATTCATCAGCATATTCATGCGATGGTCGGGAAATGGGAAGGGGTTACCAAAACCTGGTTTGAACCAAACGTAGTCGCCGACGAATCGGCCATGACGGGCAGAATCCAGTCTATTCTGGGAGGCAGGTTTTTGTTGTACCAATACAGCGGTAGCCTCAGCGGCAAGCATTTCGAAGGTTCGGCGACGATCGGGTATGACCTTGCGAATGGAAAATTTCAGGTTTCGTGGATCGACAGTTTCCATATGGGCACGGCGATCATGCTTTCGGAAGGCAGTTCCGTTGAACACGGATTTTCTGTCCTGGGCAGCTATGGCGGCCCGGATATCCCCGTTCCCTGGGGCTGGCGCACGGTTTTTCAGCTCCATGAACTCAACCAACTGACTATTACCGCCTATAATATTTCACCCGAAGGCCAGGAAGACAAAGCGACGGAAACCATTTACCACCGCACAGAATAA
- a CDS encoding DUF3800 domain-containing protein, translating into MKYNLFVDESCHLEHDSIPVMCIGYIKVPATVYGELYQKFEEIKRRHRTPGEIKWNKFSISRLALYKELVDFFFCTPLEFRCVLVKYKDRLNNQDFNQGSHDNFYYKLTYYLLRPNPVDLQYRIFMDIKDTKGKQKLQKITEVFNNYHKGKSPFIHFQHLRSNENIFFQLTDLFIGAITYKARVENKEFTGHQAKLEFIHYLEKASGFSLHEGTAPWETKFNIFDHQPKNQ; encoded by the coding sequence ATGAAATACAACCTCTTTGTCGACGAAAGCTGCCACTTAGAACATGACTCTATACCAGTCATGTGCATTGGCTACATTAAAGTACCGGCGACGGTGTATGGGGAGCTATACCAGAAATTTGAGGAGATCAAGCGACGTCACCGGACACCGGGTGAAATAAAATGGAATAAATTTTCAATTTCGCGATTGGCTTTATACAAAGAATTGGTCGATTTCTTCTTTTGTACACCCCTAGAATTCCGATGTGTTTTGGTCAAATATAAAGACCGGTTAAACAACCAGGATTTCAACCAAGGTTCCCATGATAATTTTTACTATAAGTTAACCTACTACCTGTTGCGTCCAAATCCGGTTGATCTTCAATACCGGATCTTCATGGACATAAAGGACACTAAGGGGAAACAGAAGCTTCAAAAGATCACGGAAGTTTTTAATAACTATCACAAAGGCAAATCTCCCTTCATACATTTCCAGCACTTGCGCTCCAACGAAAACATTTTTTTTCAGCTTACCGACTTATTTATCGGCGCGATTACATACAAAGCACGCGTTGAAAATAAAGAGTTCACGGGTCATCAGGCCAAACTGGAATTCATACACTATCTTGAAAAAGCTTCCGGCTTCTCGCTTCATGAAGGCACAGCGCCCTGGGAAACAAAGTTTAATATTTTTGATCATCAGCCTAAGAATCAATAG
- a CDS encoding RNA polymerase sigma factor codes for MKTVSRQSEESLWQAFIAGDDEAFESLVDQIYPSLFHYGSKFSRDKELVRDCIQDVFLKLWESRKRLNDSIPPAPYLFAALRRRIHRQAEPPAGSTDASWEADYFQVAFSVEEELIRSETTRELSRRFTALLNSLPARQKEIILLKYFENLSRDEIADIMQISPQSVSNTLQKSLKWLRINWSSVVFLTLAAFCKHSDKNF; via the coding sequence ATGAAGACCGTTTCTAGGCAGTCCGAAGAGTCGCTGTGGCAGGCATTTATAGCTGGTGATGATGAGGCGTTTGAGTCTTTGGTCGATCAGATTTATCCCTCCCTTTTTCACTACGGGTCCAAATTCAGCCGGGACAAAGAGCTGGTCAGGGACTGCATCCAGGATGTGTTTCTGAAACTCTGGGAAAGCAGAAAAAGGCTGAACGACAGCATTCCGCCGGCTCCCTATCTTTTTGCTGCGCTGAGAAGAAGGATTCACCGGCAGGCAGAGCCGCCCGCAGGCAGTACGGATGCCAGTTGGGAAGCTGACTATTTCCAGGTTGCTTTCAGTGTGGAAGAAGAATTGATCCGCTCGGAAACGACCAGGGAGCTAAGCCGACGGTTTACCGCATTGCTGAACAGTCTGCCTGCCCGGCAAAAAGAGATCATTCTCCTGAAATACTTCGAAAATCTCTCCCGGGACGAGATCGCAGACATCATGCAGATCAGCCCGCAATCCGTATCCAATACACTTCAGAAATCTTTAAAATGGTTGCGAATAAACTGGTCCTCAGTGGTTTTTCTTACGTTGGCGGCTTTTTGTAAACATTCTGATAAAAATTTTTAA
- a CDS encoding FecR family protein, whose product MEYFSQYTVEELALNEAFRELVLHPTESQEQEFRQWIEQYPVEGQKLLAAADIVRAVRIEHTSLSPSEHSEAVQQIFGLTSRKEKIRRFMPLYYWAAGAAAILAVLIGFYMLPARNQPEVSTMPSEQNDRQGWEWNNTRHAKLIQLADGSSIFLKPGSAVRYPGKFGPDHRKVELQGEAFFEIAPDQSKPFFVYANATVTKVLGTSFSVRAFAKEDNTVVGVRSGEVAVSRLNGSSLAEAIQVVPGQQATVNKKGEGISKSLLRSDDEISYFLRSAANGKNIEVVHYLSIARKAFDIDISFDAKKLKSCKIRANFEGIHLLEQIDAMCKAINASYSIKNGGIVIKSGGC is encoded by the coding sequence ATGGAATATTTTAGTCAATATACGGTCGAAGAGCTGGCGTTGAACGAAGCTTTTCGTGAGCTGGTACTGCACCCGACTGAGAGTCAGGAGCAGGAATTCCGGCAATGGATCGAGCAGTATCCTGTTGAAGGGCAGAAATTGCTTGCAGCCGCGGACATTGTCCGCGCTGTCCGCATAGAACATACTTCGCTGTCGCCTTCGGAACATTCGGAGGCTGTACAGCAAATATTCGGGCTCACATCCAGAAAGGAAAAAATTCGGCGGTTTATGCCGCTTTACTATTGGGCCGCCGGCGCTGCGGCCATACTGGCGGTGCTCATCGGTTTTTACATGTTACCTGCCCGGAACCAACCGGAGGTTAGCACTATGCCGTCGGAGCAAAATGACCGGCAGGGCTGGGAATGGAACAATACCCGACATGCAAAGCTCATACAACTTGCGGACGGCAGCAGTATATTTCTAAAACCTGGCAGCGCAGTTCGTTATCCCGGCAAGTTTGGGCCGGATCACAGAAAAGTAGAGCTGCAGGGCGAAGCTTTTTTTGAAATCGCCCCCGATCAATCGAAGCCATTTTTTGTGTACGCCAATGCAACTGTGACGAAAGTGCTGGGTACCAGTTTCAGCGTCAGGGCATTTGCCAAAGAGGACAATACGGTTGTGGGGGTGCGGTCAGGCGAGGTAGCTGTTTCTCGCCTCAATGGCAGCAGCCTTGCAGAAGCAATACAGGTTGTGCCGGGACAGCAGGCCACTGTTAATAAGAAAGGCGAAGGTATTTCGAAGTCGCTTTTGAGGTCTGACGACGAGATTAGCTATTTTTTGAGGTCGGCCGCGAACGGAAAGAATATCGAGGTCGTCCATTATCTCAGCATTGCCCGCAAGGCATTTGATATTGACATTTCATTTGACGCTAAAAAATTAAAATCCTGTAAAATCCGCGCAAATTTCGAAGGTATACACCTCCTGGAACAGATCGACGCTATGTGCAAAGCGATCAATGCCAGTTATTCGATTAAGAATGGCGGGATTGTGATTAAGTCGGGCGGGTGTTAG